GAAAATTTCCGACACGCAGGCCAGTAGCTCTAACGGTAGAGCATCGGACTCCAAATCCGAGGGCTGGGGGTTCGAATCCCTCCTGGCCTGCCACTTTATCTCCTAGCGATGGATAAAATGAAAAAAAATGCCGAAACAGAAATGCCCAAGCAGGGAATGGCGCAGAAGTTCCATGAGCTTCGCGTGTTCTTTGACCAGGCAAAAATGGAACTGAAGAAGGTCGTCTGGCCTGACAAGCAGGAAACCATCAGTACCAGTTCGGCTGTTTTGTTGTTGGTCGTCGTCATGGCATTTTTTCTCGGCATCGTCGATTTGGTCCTGACCAAAATCATTGCTGCCATTCTGTCCTAGGTGGGGGCCTCATGAACGACGATCCAAAGGCTCGCTGGTATATCATTCACACGTATTCGGGATTCGAGCAGCGCGTTGAGCAGACGATCAAGGAGATGATCCGCACTGGACAGGCCAAGGGCCTGGTCGAGGATGTCATCGTTCCCACAGAGAAGGTTGTCGAACTGATCAAGGGACAGAAACGTACGTCCACGCGCAAGTTTTATCCCGGGTACGCGATGGTCAAGATGGTCTTCACGGACGATTCATGGCACATGATTCAGTCCATTCCCAAGGTCACGGGATTCATCGGCGGCAAGAGCCGCCCGGTGCCCCTGACCGACAAGGAAGCGCAGCGCATCCTGGCGACCATCGAGAGCAGGAAAGAACAGCCCAGGCCAAAATTTCATTTTGAACGTGGCGATGACGTGCGCGTGATCGATGGCCCGTTCGCAAACTTCAATGCCACGGTTGAAGATGTGAACTATGATAAAGGCAAATTGCGCGTCTCGGTTTCGATCTTCGGAAGACAAACGCCGGTTGAGCTGGACTTTGTCCAGGTGACGAAAGGCTGATAATTTTTAGAGATGAGGTAGTGTTATGGCCAAAAAAGTAACTGCAATAATCAAGCTGCAACTTCCCGCAGGAGCTGCGAATCCCTCTCCGCCGGTCGGTCCCGCCCTGGGTCAGCACGGTGTGAACATCATGGAGTTCTGCAAGGCGTACAACGCAAAGACCATGAACGACAAGGGGATGATCATTCCTGTCGAGATCACGGTCTTTCAGGACCGCTCCTTCACCTTCGTCACCAAGACTCCTCCGGCCGCCGTCCTTCTGGTCAAAGCCGCCAAGCTACAGAAGGGTTCCGGAGAGCCGAACAAGAAGAAGGTGGGCAAGGTGACCATGGCCCAGATCGAGGAAATCGCCAAAATCAAGATGCCTGATCTGTCTGCCTATGATCTGCCTGCTGCGTGCAAGACCATCATGGGTACCGCTCGCAGTATGGGAATTGAAGTGGAATAAGGGGAGAGAACTAGCCATGCCCAAGCACGGAAAGAAATTCACGAAAGCATGCGAGGCCATTGACAGCCTCAAGATGTACGATGTGGCTGAAGCTGTCGAGTTGGTTCTCAAGAGCTCTTTCGCCAAGTTTGACGAGACCGTCGATGTCGCGGTGAACCTGGGTGTCAACCCCAAGTACTCCGATCAGATGGTCCGCGGCGCCGTGTCCCTGCCTCACGGCCTGGGCAAGACGGTTCGCGTTGTCGCCTTCTGTAAGGGCGAGAACGAGGAGAAGGCCCGCAATGCCGGTGCCATCGATGCCGGCGGCGACGAACTGGTCGAAAAGATCAAGGGCGGCTGGCTCGATTTCGACAAGGCCGTTGCCACGCCCGACATGATGGGTCATGTCGGCAAGATCGGCAAGATCTTGGGCCCGCGCGGCCTGATGCCCAACGCCAAGACCGGCACCGTCACCCCTGACCTGGAGAAAGCCATCGGCGAACTCTTGGCAGGCAAGGTCGAGTTCCGCGTGGACAAGGCCGGCGTGATTCACGCCCCCATCGGCAAGGTCTCCTTTGGTTCCGAGAAGCTCCTCGGCAACCTGTGGACCGTGGTCGATGCGCTGATCAAGCTCAAACCCTCCACCGCCAAGGGTACCTATGTGAAGGCCGTCTCTCTGTCTTCCACCATGGGCCCTGGCGTCAAGGTCGACGCCGCTTCCCTGCGTAAAACGGGAGAATAAGTTTCATAACAAGTAGATGAGTCAGAGAATGCAGGTGGACATTCCTTAATATCCTGCACAGACGGCTTTGGCTCATTCTGCCTAGCTATAGAGAGGTACGTGGTGAATAGGGCAGAAAAAGCAAAAATCATCGATGGCCTGAAGGAGAAGGCTGACAAGGCGAGCATCGCCATTGTCACGGACTTCCATGGGCTCAAGGTGGCAGAGCTGACTCCCCTGCGTGCGAAACTGCACGAGGCGGGGTGCGACTATCAGGTCGTGAAGAACACTCTGGCACGCAAAGCCTTTGAGGAAGGACCGCATGTCGTACTCAACGACCACTTGAAGTACAACTGCGCCGTGGCTTTTGGCTATGACGACCCTGTCGTCGCTGCGAAGGTCCTGGTTGAGTTTGCAAAGAAGAATGACAAGTTTTCTGTGCGTTACGCAAGCTTGGAAGGCAAGTTCCTGGAAGAGGCGTCCATCAAGGCCCTTTCTGAGCTGCCGGGCCGCGAACAGTTGCTCGCAACTGTTCTGGGCACCATGAACGCCGTGCCGCAGAATTTCGTGTCTCTCTTTGCCAATGTGATTCGGGGGATGCTCAACGTGTTGAACGCCCTCAAAGACAAAAAAGAAGAATGAGCCAATTGCTACATATTTAGGAGGACAAAATGGCTGATATCACCAAAGAACAGGTTGTCGAATTCATCTCCAACATGACCGTGCTGGAGCTGGCTGGTTTCATCAAGGAACTGGAAGAGAAGTTCGGCGTTTCCGCTGCCGCCCCTGTCGCCGCTTTCGCCGCCGCTCCCGTGGCCGCCGCTGAAGCCGCCGAAGAGGAAAAGACCGAATTCGACGTCATCCTGAAGGAAGCCGGCGCCAACAAGATTGGCGTCATCAAGGTCGTCCGCGCTCTGACCAGCCTCGGGCTGAAGGAAGCCAAGGCCAAGGTCGACGAGACTCCTTCCGTGATCCTGGAAGCCGCCGCCAAGGACGCCGCCAACGACGCCAAAAAGCAGCTTGAAGAAGCCGGCGCAAAGGTTGAAATCAAGTAGTTTTTTGCTTCTTGCCTGACTTTCCGTAAAGAGTGTAAGGGGAGAAAACCTCTTACACTCTTTACGCCTTTTTATGTAATTCCATGCTTCACGGGCCGCGCCCGCGCCCGAACGAGGCTTTCATATATAGCAGCCTATCCTGGCTGAAACGCTTTGCCTGCCCAGCAACCTCCCATTTCCTGAGGGGAAACGATGAACAAACTGATCAAGAAATTCGGACGAATCAAAGATTCCATTGAGATCCCTCATCTTTTAAGCCTTCAGCTTGATTCCTACAACAAATTTCTCCAGACCGACGTTCCCCCCAGCATGCGCACGGACATCGGGCTCGAAGGCGTGTTTCGTTCTGTCTTTCCCATTCATGATTTCAACAAGACTGCCACTCTCGAATACGTCAGCTACGAAATCGGCAAGCCCAAGTATGACGTCGACGAGTGCATCGCCAAGGGCCTGACCTTTGAAGCTCCTCTGCGCATCAAGGTTCGCCTCGCCGTCTACGATGTGGACGAAGCGTCTGGCAGCCGCACCATCCATGACATCAAGGAACAGGACATATATTTCGGAACCATTCCCCTCATCACCCAGAAGGGAACGTTTCTGATCAACGGCACGGAACGGGTCATCGTCAACCAGCTGCAGCGTTCGCCCGGCATCATTTTCGAACATGACTCGGGCAAGACCCATTCCAGCCGCAAGATCCTCTACAGCTGTCGCATCATTCCCATGCGCGGTTCCTGGCTCGATTTCGATTTCGACCACAAGGACATCCTCTATGTCCGCATCGACCGTCGACGGAAGATGCCCGCCACGATCCTGCTCAAGGCCATGGGCATGACCAGTGAGGACATTCTGGCCTTCTACTACGACAAGGACACGTTCCGCCTCGATGGGACCAGGGTCCTGCGCAAGGTCGAGGAGTACAATTTCCGCAAGGAAGTTGCCCAGGCCGATATCGTCGCGCCCGATGGCACCGTCGTCGTGGCTGCCGGCAAGGCTATGACCAAGGCCATGTGGCGGCGCATGATCAAGGCCGGCGTCGAATACTACGAGGTCCGTCCTGAATCCCTGGAGACGGAATTCGCCGCCGTGGACATCGTGGACCCGCAGACCGGCGAGGTCGTGCTGCGGGCCGGAGACCCCCTGACCGCCTCGGCTGTCGAAAAATGCCAGGCTGCCGGGATAAACGAGCTGAACGGCATTTTTTCCTCCGGCGCCGAAGTGTCCTCGTGCATGCGCGACACCTTGGCCATGGACAAGTGCGAGGACATGGAAAGCGCCCAGATCGACATCTACAAGCGCCTGCGCCCCAGCTCCCCGCCGACCGCCGAGATTTCAGCCAGCTTTTTCGACAACCTGTTCCGCAACCCCGACTATTACGACCTTTCGCCGGTGGGGCGGTACAAGCTTAATTCCCGTCTTGGCCTGAACCTGCCCATCGACCACCGCACCCTGTCCAACGAGGACATTTTCCGGTCGGTCAAGAAGCTCGTTCAGCTCAAGGACTCCCACGGTCCGGCCGATGACATCGACCACCTCGGAAACCGTCGCGTCCGCCCGGTCGGCGAACTGGTCGAGAACCAGTACCGCATCGGTCTCGTTCGCATGGAGCGCGCCATCAAGGAGCGCATGAGCCTGCAGGAAGTCGCCACGCTCATGCCCCACGACCTGGTCAACCCCAAGCC
This window of the Desulfomicrobium escambiense DSM 10707 genome carries:
- the secE gene encoding preprotein translocase subunit SecE, which codes for MKKNAETEMPKQGMAQKFHELRVFFDQAKMELKKVVWPDKQETISTSSAVLLLVVVMAFFLGIVDLVLTKIIAAILS
- the nusG gene encoding transcription termination/antitermination protein NusG, which codes for MNDDPKARWYIIHTYSGFEQRVEQTIKEMIRTGQAKGLVEDVIVPTEKVVELIKGQKRTSTRKFYPGYAMVKMVFTDDSWHMIQSIPKVTGFIGGKSRPVPLTDKEAQRILATIESRKEQPRPKFHFERGDDVRVIDGPFANFNATVEDVNYDKGKLRVSVSIFGRQTPVELDFVQVTKG
- the rplK gene encoding 50S ribosomal protein L11, producing the protein MAKKVTAIIKLQLPAGAANPSPPVGPALGQHGVNIMEFCKAYNAKTMNDKGMIIPVEITVFQDRSFTFVTKTPPAAVLLVKAAKLQKGSGEPNKKKVGKVTMAQIEEIAKIKMPDLSAYDLPAACKTIMGTARSMGIEVE
- the rplA gene encoding 50S ribosomal protein L1, translated to MPKHGKKFTKACEAIDSLKMYDVAEAVELVLKSSFAKFDETVDVAVNLGVNPKYSDQMVRGAVSLPHGLGKTVRVVAFCKGENEEKARNAGAIDAGGDELVEKIKGGWLDFDKAVATPDMMGHVGKIGKILGPRGLMPNAKTGTVTPDLEKAIGELLAGKVEFRVDKAGVIHAPIGKVSFGSEKLLGNLWTVVDALIKLKPSTAKGTYVKAVSLSSTMGPGVKVDAASLRKTGE
- the rplJ gene encoding 50S ribosomal protein L10, with the protein product MNRAEKAKIIDGLKEKADKASIAIVTDFHGLKVAELTPLRAKLHEAGCDYQVVKNTLARKAFEEGPHVVLNDHLKYNCAVAFGYDDPVVAAKVLVEFAKKNDKFSVRYASLEGKFLEEASIKALSELPGREQLLATVLGTMNAVPQNFVSLFANVIRGMLNVLNALKDKKEE
- the rplL gene encoding 50S ribosomal protein L7/L12; the protein is MADITKEQVVEFISNMTVLELAGFIKELEEKFGVSAAAPVAAFAAAPVAAAEAAEEEKTEFDVILKEAGANKIGVIKVVRALTSLGLKEAKAKVDETPSVILEAAAKDAANDAKKQLEEAGAKVEIK